The Prunus persica cultivar Lovell chromosome G8, Prunus_persica_NCBIv2, whole genome shotgun sequence genome includes a region encoding these proteins:
- the LOC18768710 gene encoding tryptophan aminotransferase-related protein 4 — MAKAQSSSYFVILALSIAVNLLLVFQFCVDGEWRLTWSKRAAEEAERVAAIPCSGHGTAYLDGLVLDGKEPVCECNSCYEGPDCSEFVTECAANADSGDPYFLQPFWMQHAAQSAVLVAGWHRMGYSYPDGSYISAELEGHIRELHSTVGNAVTQGRYIVFGAGSTQLLNAAVHALSSDNSSNSSSPASVVATIPYYRLYKTQTEFFRSLDYRFEGDTSSFLNISEAGKVIEFVTSPNNPDGKLNKAVLHGPNASAIYDRVYYWPHFTAIPNPADDDLMLFSLSKLTGHAGSRFGWAVIKNESVYQKMTEYMSSSSMGVSRDAQLRALKLINVVLETRGKQIFEFGYHTMRNRWESLSKILSLSNRFSLQKLGPRYCTYFKKIRGPSPAYAWVKCEREEDTDCYEVLKAANITGRSGSIFSAADRYVRLSLIRSQDDFDILIQRLTQLVSEERQQQNHANNFLQLKKPLMSTLRRGLVY; from the exons ATGGCTAAGGCACAAAGCTCCTCCTACTTTGTGATCTTGGCACTTTCTATAGCTGTTAATCTGTTATTGGTTTTCCAATTCTGTGTGGATGGAGAGTGGAGACTTACTTGGAGTAAAAGAGCAGCAGAAGAAGCTGAGCGTGTGGCAGCCATTCCTTGCTCAGGCCATGGAACAGCCTATTTGGATGGGTTGGTTCTTGATGGGAAGGAACCAGTTTGTGAGTGTAATTCTTGCTATGAAGGCCCAGATTGCTCTGAGTTTGTAACTGAATGTGCAGCAAATGCTGACAG TGGAGACCCGTATTTCTTGCAGCCATTTTGGATGCAACATGCAGCCCAAAGTGCAGTTTTAGTAGCAGGGTGGCATCGGATGGGATATAGCTACCCTGATGGTTCTTACATCTCAGCAGAGCTAGAGGGGCACATCCGTGAATTGCATTCCACTGTGGGAAATGCAGTAACTCAAGGAAGATACATTGTGTTTGGTGCTGGCTCAACCCAACTTCTCAATGCTGCAGTTCATGCATTGTCTTCTGATAATTCTTCCAACTCCTCCTCACCTGCAAGTGTTGTAGCTACAATTCCTTATTACAGG CTTTACAAAACGCAAACGGAATTTTTTCGATCATTGGACTACAGGTTTGAAGGAGACACATCCTCATTTCTTAACATTTCAGAAGCTGGCAAAGTTATTGAGTTTGTAACCTCACCAAACAATCCTGATGGAAAGCTGAATAAGGCAGTTCTTCACGGCCCCAACGCCTCTGCAATTTATGATCGGGTCTATTACTGGCCACATTTTACAGCAATTCCGAATCCAGCTGATGATGATCTTATGCTATTCTCACTTTCCAAACTCACTGGTCATGCTGGTTCTAGATTCGG ATGGGCAGTGATAAAGAACGAGTCTGTGTACCAAAAAATGACGGAGTATATGAGTTCAAGTAGCATGGGTGTTTCTCGAGATGCTCAGCTAAGAGCTTTGAAGCTTATCAATGTGGTGCTTGAAACTAGAGGCAAGCAAATCTTTGAATTTGGATACCACACCATGAGGAATCGCTGGGAAAGCTTGAGCAAAATCTTGTCTTTGTCAAACCGATTTTCTCTGCAGAAACTTGGACCCCGATACTGCACTTATTTCAAGAAAATTAGAGGACCCTCACCAG CATATGCGTGGGTGAAGTGTGAGAGGGAAGAGGATACAGATTGCTATGAAGTCCTCAAAGCAGCCAATATTACTGGGCGTAGCGGAAGCATATTTTCAGCTGCAGACCGCTATGTACGTCTCAGCCTCATAAGGAGCCAAGATGACTTTGATATATTGATTCAGCGACTAACCCAGTTGGTCTCAGAAGAAAGACAGCAGCAAAACCATGCAAACAATTTCTTGCAGCTCAAGAAGCCTCTGATGAGCACCCTAAGAAGGGGTCTTGTCTATTAA